Proteins found in one Oribacterium sp. oral taxon 102 genomic segment:
- a CDS encoding ketose-bisphosphate aldolase, whose translation MSLVKMSTLLARAEKKGKGCGSFSVYSMEMLMGVLRAAEEMETPVILQLAEARFPTAPLELMGPMMLGAARSAGVELAVHLDHGKSFEAIRQALELGFTSVMYDGSALPFAENVARTKEVKRMAEWYGADMEAELGLVGRDEGGGRDYGIACTDPEDAALFVRETGADALAVAIGNQHGNYPTAPKLRFDILREIHGKIPEEPLVLHGGSGITDADFQECIRNGIRKINIATAGLNAMTAAAGSYTSGQPSGDYYGLNRAMTEAVRQVAAHHIRVFNMERSDRSEESV comes from the coding sequence ATGAGCTTAGTCAAAATGAGCACTTTGCTCGCACGTGCGGAAAAGAAGGGAAAAGGCTGCGGATCCTTCAGCGTTTACAGCATGGAAATGCTTATGGGCGTACTGAGGGCGGCAGAGGAAATGGAAACCCCGGTGATATTGCAGCTCGCGGAGGCGAGGTTTCCGACCGCGCCGCTGGAGCTTATGGGGCCGATGATGCTCGGTGCGGCAAGATCTGCGGGAGTGGAGCTCGCAGTGCATCTGGATCATGGGAAGAGCTTCGAGGCGATACGGCAGGCGCTGGAGCTCGGCTTCACCTCCGTGATGTATGATGGGTCGGCGCTGCCGTTTGCGGAAAATGTTGCCCGCACAAAGGAAGTGAAGCGAATGGCGGAGTGGTATGGAGCGGATATGGAAGCGGAGCTTGGGCTGGTCGGCAGAGATGAGGGAGGCGGACGCGATTACGGAATCGCCTGCACAGATCCGGAAGATGCAGCGCTTTTTGTGAGGGAAACCGGAGCGGATGCGCTGGCTGTCGCGATCGGAAATCAACATGGAAATTACCCTACGGCGCCGAAGCTGCGTTTTGATATTCTGCGGGAGATTCATGGGAAAATACCGGAGGAGCCTCTGGTTCTGCACGGCGGCAGCGGCATCACGGACGCGGACTTTCAGGAGTGCATACGGAATGGGATCCGGAAAATCAACATTGCGACGGCAGGACTGAATGCGATGACGGCGGCGGCCGGCAGCTATACGAGTGGGCAGCCGTCAGGGGACTATTACGGACTGAACCGCGCGATGACAGAGGCGGTAAGACAGGTCGCAGCGCACCATATCCGGGTGTTTAATATGGAGAGAAGCGATCGCTCGGAGGAAAGCGTATAA
- a CDS encoding CoA-acylating methylmalonate-semialdehyde dehydrogenase, whose amino-acid sequence MGEAKRLGYFVNGAFRQSKTEKYSDAFNPSTGEVIARVPCCLSEEVEEAVQAAKAAFPGWSSTPVIKRVQILYRLRELMIEHMDELTMLVATENGKNWEEAHGDVLKAKEGTEQAISAPSLMMGESLMDASAGYDTVLYRMPLGVFAGIVPFNFPAMIPMGWMTPMCIACGNTIVLKAATFTPQTCMRIAELYKEAGLPDGVINIVTCSRQEAEILLRHKDIAGISFVGSTKVGMHIYSTAASTGKRVQALCEAKNHALVLNDAPVKRVAAGIINSAFGCAGERCMALPVVVAQEGIADALVGELVAQAKRIKVGPAYDKTTKLGPVVNAEHKRSVERWIETGVAEGARVVLDGRNIKVEGYEKGFYLGPTILDHVTAEMTVGIQEIFGPVLCVKRVGGFEEGLSLMNRNPYANGSVIFTQNGHYAREFARHTDGGMVGINVGIPVPVGVFPFNGRKLSFIGDLHCLGKDGYRFYTENKVVTTRWFDEEEAASTRVSTWDGTI is encoded by the coding sequence ATGGGAGAAGCAAAGCGACTCGGGTATTTTGTCAATGGAGCTTTCAGGCAGTCGAAGACGGAGAAGTACAGCGACGCATTTAACCCGAGTACGGGAGAGGTGATCGCGAGGGTGCCGTGCTGTCTGTCGGAGGAGGTTGAGGAGGCAGTGCAGGCGGCAAAGGCGGCATTTCCGGGCTGGTCGTCGACACCGGTGATCAAGCGGGTACAGATTCTCTATCGTCTGCGGGAGCTGATGATAGAGCATATGGACGAGCTGACGATGCTCGTCGCCACAGAAAACGGTAAGAACTGGGAGGAGGCACACGGGGACGTTCTGAAGGCGAAGGAAGGGACGGAGCAGGCGATTTCCGCGCCGTCCCTGATGATGGGGGAGAGTCTCATGGATGCGTCGGCGGGCTATGATACTGTACTGTACCGCATGCCGCTCGGCGTGTTCGCAGGGATCGTACCCTTCAATTTTCCGGCGATGATTCCGATGGGCTGGATGACGCCGATGTGCATCGCCTGCGGGAATACGATCGTGCTGAAGGCAGCGACCTTTACACCGCAGACCTGCATGCGTATTGCGGAGCTCTATAAGGAGGCTGGACTTCCGGACGGTGTCATCAATATCGTGACCTGCTCGCGGCAGGAGGCGGAGATCCTTTTGAGGCATAAGGACATTGCAGGGATCAGCTTCGTCGGCTCGACGAAGGTCGGCATGCATATCTATTCGACAGCGGCATCGACGGGGAAGCGTGTGCAGGCGCTCTGTGAAGCGAAGAATCATGCACTGGTTCTGAATGACGCGCCGGTAAAGCGTGTCGCGGCTGGCATCATCAATTCCGCCTTTGGCTGCGCAGGAGAACGCTGCATGGCGCTGCCGGTAGTCGTAGCGCAGGAGGGGATCGCCGACGCACTGGTAGGAGAGCTTGTGGCACAGGCGAAGCGGATCAAGGTCGGGCCTGCATACGATAAGACGACGAAGCTCGGGCCGGTGGTAAATGCGGAGCATAAACGATCGGTCGAGAGATGGATCGAAACCGGCGTCGCAGAGGGGGCGAGAGTGGTGCTCGACGGGCGGAATATAAAGGTAGAGGGCTATGAGAAGGGCTTTTATCTGGGACCGACGATTCTTGACCATGTGACGGCGGAGATGACGGTAGGTATACAGGAGATCTTCGGACCGGTGCTCTGCGTGAAACGCGTCGGGGGCTTCGAGGAGGGACTTTCCTTGATGAACCGGAATCCTTATGCGAACGGTTCCGTGATCTTTACGCAGAACGGACATTATGCGAGAGAATTTGCACGGCATACGGATGGGGGGATGGTTGGCATCAATGTCGGAATTCCGGTGCCGGTCGGCGTGTTCCCGTTTAACGGACGGAAGCTTTCCTTTATCGGGGATCTGCACTGTCTCGGGAAGGATGGCTACCGCTTCTACACAGAGAATAAGGTGGTGACGACACGCTGGTTCGATGAGGAGGAGGCGGCCTCGACGAGGGTAAGCACATGGGACGGCACGATCTAG
- the iolC gene encoding 5-dehydro-2-deoxygluconokinase, which translates to MNYFEFASDKTYDLILLGRAAIDFNPIDYYKTLAESETFRKYVGGSPANIAVGMSRLGKRCGFLSRVSDDRFGDYVLGYFEKEGIDCSHIRRCEHGEKLGLTFTEILDENTSSILMYRNRIADLSLEPGDIDESYVASAKALLLSGTALAASPSREAALKALALAKKNDVRVIFDIDYRAYNWKGRDEIGIYYASVAREADLIIGSREEFDLTETFLGLDGTDEASAAYWLRQQAKLVVIKHGKQGSAAYTCDGKKFAVKPFPVKALKSFGGGDGYGSSFIAGLMEGRDIMECLERGSASASMLVASHGCSADMPTQEEIDAFIREEKARYGELIARA; encoded by the coding sequence ATGAATTATTTCGAATTTGCTTCCGATAAAACGTATGATTTGATCCTGCTCGGAAGAGCTGCGATCGATTTTAATCCGATCGATTATTACAAGACGCTGGCGGAAAGCGAGACATTCAGAAAATATGTGGGAGGTTCGCCGGCAAATATCGCAGTCGGGATGTCGCGCCTCGGGAAGCGCTGCGGCTTCCTTTCCCGCGTTTCGGATGATCGCTTCGGAGATTATGTATTGGGGTATTTCGAGAAGGAGGGCATCGATTGCTCCCATATCCGCCGCTGCGAGCATGGGGAAAAGCTCGGGCTGACCTTCACGGAAATACTCGATGAGAATACGAGCAGCATCCTGATGTACCGGAACAGGATTGCGGATCTTTCCCTGGAGCCGGGCGACATCGACGAAAGCTATGTCGCCTCTGCAAAGGCGCTCCTGCTCTCCGGCACGGCGCTGGCGGCGAGCCCCTCCCGCGAGGCGGCGCTGAAGGCACTCGCCCTGGCGAAGAAAAATGATGTCCGGGTCATCTTTGACATCGATTATCGGGCATACAACTGGAAGGGCAGGGACGAGATCGGGATTTACTATGCGTCCGTCGCCCGGGAAGCGGATCTGATCATCGGTTCGAGAGAGGAGTTTGATCTGACAGAGACCTTTCTGGGGCTGGACGGAACGGATGAGGCTTCGGCGGCGTATTGGCTTCGGCAGCAGGCGAAGCTCGTCGTAATCAAGCATGGGAAGCAGGGCTCGGCAGCTTATACCTGTGATGGAAAGAAGTTTGCGGTCAAGCCGTTTCCTGTCAAGGCTCTGAAGTCGTTCGGCGGCGGAGACGGATACGGGAGCAGCTTTATCGCGGGGCTGATGGAAGGGCGCGACATCATGGAATGCCTGGAGCGCGGGAGCGCATCGGCTTCGATGCTGGTGGCAAGCCACGGGTGCTCTGCGGATATGCCGACGCAGGAAGAGATAGACGCATTTATCAGGGAGGAAAAGGCGCGCTATGGAGAACTGATTGCGCGGGCATAG